One Streptosporangium sp. NBC_01495 DNA window includes the following coding sequences:
- a CDS encoding ABC transporter permease, with the protein MRILRFLLRRLLQLVPVLLGVVVLTFLLVRVLPGDPIRTILGPNATEADAAAARARFGLDQPLWRQFLDYVGGLFTGDFGTSIQSGASVGSEMAVRVGPTVELVVIALAVALVLATVLGIWSARNAGRFGDHTVRVAALVGNSVPEFWLGLVLVLVGYSVLGWAPAPSGRVDPDTDLSLITGADLLDAALTANGPAFVSALEHLVLPVATLVIVIVAPLLRSVRASALEVLASEAYAAAAAHGLGDRLLLRGYLVRAALVRLPALAALVFGFSIGSTVLVEYVFSWQGFGQWALRGLLYRDYPVVQASVLVIALFYVVVFLIADVVHAVLDPRVRI; encoded by the coding sequence ATGCGCATCCTCCGGTTCCTCCTCAGACGGCTGCTCCAGCTCGTCCCGGTGCTCCTCGGGGTGGTCGTCCTGACCTTCCTCCTCGTCAGGGTCCTGCCGGGCGACCCGATCCGTACCATCCTCGGCCCCAACGCCACGGAGGCCGACGCCGCCGCCGCGCGGGCCAGGTTCGGGCTGGACCAGCCCCTGTGGCGGCAGTTCCTCGACTACGTCGGGGGACTGTTCACCGGTGACTTCGGCACCTCCATCCAGAGCGGTGCCTCCGTGGGCTCCGAGATGGCCGTGCGCGTCGGGCCGACCGTGGAGCTCGTGGTGATCGCACTGGCCGTGGCGCTGGTGCTGGCCACGGTGCTCGGCATCTGGTCGGCGCGGAACGCGGGCCGGTTCGGTGACCACACCGTCCGCGTCGCGGCGCTCGTCGGCAACTCGGTGCCGGAGTTCTGGCTCGGCCTGGTGCTGGTCCTCGTCGGCTACAGCGTCCTGGGCTGGGCCCCGGCGCCCAGCGGCCGGGTGGACCCGGACACCGATCTCAGCCTGATCACCGGTGCCGACCTGCTCGACGCGGCGCTGACGGCGAACGGCCCCGCGTTCGTCTCCGCGCTGGAGCACCTCGTGCTGCCGGTGGCCACGCTGGTGATCGTCATCGTCGCGCCGCTGCTGCGCAGCGTCCGGGCCTCCGCGCTGGAGGTGCTGGCCTCCGAGGCATACGCGGCCGCCGCCGCGCACGGGCTCGGGGACCGGCTGCTGCTCCGCGGCTACCTGGTACGGGCCGCGCTGGTGCGGCTTCCCGCGCTGGCCGCCCTTGTGTTCGGCTTCTCCATCGGCTCGACCGTTCTCGTGGAGTACGTCTTCTCCTGGCAGGGCTTCGGGCAGTGGGCGCTGCGCGGCCTGCTCTACCGGGACTACCCGGTGGTGCAGGCGTCGGTGCTCGTGATCGCGCTGTTCTACGTGGTGGTGTTCCTCATCGCCGACGTCGTGCACGCGGTCCTCGACCCGAGAGTGAGGATCTGA
- a CDS encoding ABC transporter ATP-binding protein, with amino-acid sequence MTLLSIEDLSVVIHRPGRRVAALSGVNLSVEPGEVVGLVGESGGGKSMVARSIVGLPPGGSRTTGRVLFDGADVLTMGAAELESFRGHGAAICFQNPRGALSPTRTVGRQLVDRLVTHRALAPAPAREVAAELFESVGIRSPRRRLDAYPHELSGGMAQRVMISLATGCAPGLLIADEPTTGLDVTLTREILGRFRLAANAERCGVLLISHDLASIAEVCDRVVVLYAGTVVESGPGPQVLDEPAHPYTRALLRSVPDIDGRPVTATPGVMPLLAEAPSSCPFAPRCAHATELCTTELPRAGALASDWSVACFHPRSGPLTDLTGLAGPPPRPFAEPPARTALSSGAGVGSGGRTGSGAGAGSGTGTGSGERTGSETGTGSAEETGSGARTGGEVLRVEDAHVVYGARFGGGGHHALRGVSLSVAAGETLGVVGESGCGKSTLARLMLGLVPPSRGKVEVAGRILSGLRGRELRRLRTRAQLVFQDPVGSLSPRRTVEDAIGEPLRAAGVPASERASRVARVLERMELDPSILGRRPHELSGGQAQRVGIARALVGDPDLIVFDEPTSALDVTVQAQILKVIAEVSGDRSRGTVLISHDLAVVRGFCDRVVVLYLGRVVEEGPVEEVFGNPLHPYTRALLAGAPSLGARYGGPRVELTKDLEEADAAAGCALAPRCPFATDECREREQELRPYDASLVACRRVAEIPALIER; translated from the coding sequence ATGACACTCCTGTCGATCGAGGACCTCTCCGTCGTGATCCACCGCCCCGGACGCCGGGTCGCCGCGCTGAGCGGGGTGAACCTGAGCGTCGAGCCCGGCGAGGTGGTCGGCCTGGTCGGCGAGAGCGGTGGCGGCAAGAGCATGGTGGCCCGCTCGATCGTGGGCCTGCCGCCCGGCGGCTCCCGTACGACCGGACGGGTCCTGTTCGACGGCGCCGACGTGCTGACGATGGGCGCCGCCGAGCTGGAGTCCTTCCGGGGGCACGGCGCCGCGATCTGCTTCCAGAACCCGCGCGGCGCACTCAGCCCCACCAGGACCGTCGGCCGCCAGCTCGTCGACCGGCTGGTCACCCACCGGGCGCTGGCCCCCGCCCCCGCCAGGGAGGTCGCCGCCGAGTTGTTCGAGTCGGTCGGCATCCGCAGCCCGAGGCGCCGCCTGGACGCCTACCCGCACGAGCTCTCCGGCGGTATGGCGCAGCGCGTCATGATCTCGCTGGCCACCGGGTGCGCCCCCGGCCTGCTGATCGCCGACGAGCCCACCACCGGGCTGGACGTGACCCTCACCAGGGAGATCCTCGGCCGCTTCCGGCTCGCCGCGAACGCCGAGCGGTGCGGCGTCCTGCTGATCTCCCACGACCTCGCCTCCATCGCGGAGGTCTGCGACCGCGTCGTGGTGCTCTACGCCGGGACGGTGGTGGAGAGCGGCCCCGGGCCGCAGGTGCTCGACGAGCCCGCCCACCCCTACACGCGGGCGCTGCTGCGCTCGGTGCCCGACATCGACGGGCGCCCGGTGACCGCCACCCCCGGCGTGATGCCGCTGCTCGCGGAGGCGCCGTCCTCCTGCCCGTTCGCGCCGCGCTGCGCGCACGCGACGGAGCTGTGCACGACGGAGCTCCCGCGCGCCGGGGCCCTGGCCTCGGACTGGAGCGTCGCCTGCTTCCACCCCCGCTCCGGGCCCCTCACCGATCTCACCGGTCTCGCCGGCCCGCCTCCTCGGCCGTTCGCGGAGCCGCCCGCCCGTACGGCCCTCTCGTCCGGCGCAGGGGTGGGCTCCGGAGGGAGGACGGGCTCCGGCGCGGGGGCGGGTTCTGGAACGGGGACGGGTTCTGGCGAGAGGACGGGTTCTGAAACGGGGACGGGCTCCGCTGAGGAGACGGGCTCCGGCGCGAGGACGGGCGGAGAGGTGCTGCGCGTCGAGGACGCGCATGTCGTCTACGGTGCCCGCTTTGGCGGCGGGGGCCACCACGCCCTGCGCGGCGTCAGCCTCAGCGTCGCCGCGGGCGAGACCCTCGGCGTCGTCGGGGAGAGCGGCTGCGGCAAGAGCACGCTGGCCAGGCTGATGCTCGGGCTGGTACCGCCCTCCCGGGGGAAGGTCGAGGTGGCCGGGCGGATCCTCTCCGGGCTGCGCGGCCGGGAACTGCGCCGCCTGCGTACCCGGGCCCAGCTGGTCTTCCAGGACCCCGTGGGGTCGCTCAGCCCCCGGCGGACCGTGGAGGACGCGATCGGCGAGCCGCTGCGCGCAGCCGGGGTGCCCGCCTCGGAGCGCGCGTCGCGCGTCGCCCGAGTCCTGGAGCGCATGGAGCTGGACCCGTCGATCCTCGGGCGGCGCCCGCACGAGCTGTCCGGCGGGCAGGCGCAGCGCGTCGGCATCGCCCGCGCGCTCGTCGGCGATCCCGACCTGATCGTCTTCGACGAGCCGACCTCGGCGCTCGACGTCACCGTGCAGGCGCAGATCCTGAAGGTGATCGCCGAGGTGAGCGGCGACCGCTCACGCGGCACGGTCCTCATCTCCCACGACCTGGCCGTCGTCCGGGGGTTCTGCGACCGCGTCGTGGTCCTCTACCTGGGGCGGGTCGTCGAGGAGGGGCCGGTGGAAGAGGTCTTCGGCAATCCCCTGCACCCCTACACCCGGGCGCTGCTGGCCGGTGCCCCGAGTCTCGGCGCCCGGTACGGCGGACCCCGGGTCGAACTGACCAAGGATCTGGAGGAGGCGGACGCCGCCGCGGGCTGTGCCCTCGCGCCGCGCTGTCCCTTCGCGACCGACGAGTGCCGGGAACGGGAGCAGGAACTCCGCCCGTACGACGCGAGCCTGGTCGCCTGCCGTCGCGTCGCCGAGATCCCCGCGCTGATCGAAAGGTGA
- a CDS encoding ABC transporter substrate-binding protein, translating into MPGFSHPHGLVSPELSRRSILQLGGGVALLLATGCAAGTKAGGSGTPAASAAPGGSAAPAASALRIAVGSYLSSWDQDFVGFDLTALMLYKNVFPYMVDYGVTSVGDGRILDTEAIAPTFAESFEPDADNKVWTLKLRKGVKFAGGNEMTAKDVKWSKDRAFAAKANVAGIYRLIGLTRADQVEVVDDYTVTFTQAFPSALTRQIQAISLYVFDSEEAKKHATGDDPWAKEWFAKNPPTGGYFNVEKAVQGQEILLTANTGYPGTDGAKSAEIRLTVVPAASNQRLQLQNGDIDIAFGIGQRDIKDLKTTPGIKVISAPSNNQVAIQMSVTTAPFDDPAVRRALAHAVPYEQIIANVYGGDARPARSVVPLDMPGYSETGYPYAYDVAKAKETLAGAGKTSVTSELVFQTDSEEQQQIAVLVQSEARKAGIELKLTPLDPATLAERREKKNVPLQITVGQLWVNDVEYMLGTSFTKGASLNYSNYVNDEIEKIFEDSHTVVDEAERAKLWLRVQEILAGDVPWVVVCQPNFNLPVREEVAGWVQPMDGLARLRYLSLAG; encoded by the coding sequence ATGCCCGGTTTCTCTCACCCCCACGGTCTGGTATCTCCCGAGCTGTCCCGTCGCTCGATCCTGCAGCTCGGGGGTGGGGTCGCCCTCCTCCTCGCGACCGGGTGCGCCGCGGGCACCAAGGCGGGCGGCTCAGGCACCCCCGCGGCGAGTGCCGCTCCCGGCGGGAGCGCCGCCCCCGCCGCCTCGGCGCTGCGGATCGCGGTGGGCAGCTACCTGAGCAGCTGGGACCAGGACTTCGTCGGATTCGACCTGACCGCGCTGATGCTCTACAAGAACGTCTTCCCCTACATGGTCGACTACGGGGTCACCTCGGTCGGCGACGGCCGGATCCTCGACACCGAGGCGATCGCCCCGACCTTCGCCGAGTCCTTCGAGCCCGACGCCGACAACAAGGTCTGGACCCTCAAGCTGCGCAAGGGCGTCAAGTTCGCCGGCGGCAACGAGATGACCGCCAAGGACGTCAAGTGGTCCAAGGACCGCGCCTTCGCCGCGAAGGCCAACGTCGCCGGGATCTACCGGCTGATCGGGCTCACCAGGGCCGACCAGGTCGAGGTGGTCGACGACTACACCGTGACGTTCACCCAGGCGTTCCCCAGTGCCCTCACCCGGCAGATCCAGGCCATCTCGCTGTACGTCTTCGACTCGGAGGAGGCCAAGAAGCACGCCACCGGCGACGACCCCTGGGCCAAGGAGTGGTTCGCCAAGAACCCTCCGACCGGCGGCTACTTCAACGTGGAGAAGGCGGTCCAGGGCCAGGAGATCCTGCTCACCGCCAACACCGGCTATCCCGGCACCGACGGCGCCAAGAGCGCCGAGATCAGGCTCACCGTGGTCCCCGCCGCCTCCAACCAGCGCCTCCAGCTGCAGAACGGCGACATCGACATCGCCTTCGGGATCGGCCAGCGCGACATCAAGGACCTCAAGACCACGCCGGGCATCAAGGTCATCTCCGCGCCGAGCAACAACCAGGTCGCCATCCAGATGTCGGTTACCACCGCGCCCTTCGACGACCCCGCGGTCCGCAGGGCGCTCGCCCACGCCGTCCCGTACGAGCAGATCATCGCCAACGTCTACGGCGGCGACGCGCGGCCCGCCAGGAGCGTCGTCCCGCTGGACATGCCCGGTTACTCCGAGACCGGCTACCCCTACGCCTACGACGTCGCCAAGGCGAAGGAGACGCTGGCCGGGGCGGGCAAGACCTCGGTCACCTCCGAGCTGGTCTTCCAGACCGACAGCGAGGAGCAGCAGCAGATCGCCGTCCTGGTGCAGAGCGAGGCCAGGAAGGCGGGCATCGAGCTCAAGCTCACCCCGCTCGACCCCGCCACGCTCGCCGAGCGCAGGGAGAAGAAGAACGTCCCGTTGCAGATCACCGTGGGCCAGCTCTGGGTCAACGACGTGGAGTACATGCTCGGGACCAGCTTCACCAAGGGCGCCAGCCTCAACTACTCCAACTACGTCAACGACGAGATCGAGAAGATCTTCGAGGACTCCCACACCGTCGTCGACGAGGCCGAGCGTGCCAAGCTCTGGCTGCGCGTGCAGGAGATCCTGGCCGGGGACGTGCCGTGGGTCGTCGTCTGCCAGCCCAACTTCAACCTTCCCGTCAGGGAGGAGGTGGCGGGGTGGGTCCAGCCGATGGACGGTCTGGCCCGGCTGCGCTACCTGAGCCTCGCCGGGTGA
- a CDS encoding ABC transporter permease, translating into MPDAERAPEAGAERASEAGAGGASEADTGRVRKPGEARAPEPARTPKTVRVREAGGDRRFASSLIGAGSAVLVLVAVAVVFAPLLSAWGPEEIDPLASLAPPGGAHPLGTDLNGMDVWSRVLHAARLDVGIAVAAVALAVVAGSLVGLVAGYRGGWPDDVLMRVLDVFQAFPTFILALAVAALLGGGTANLVAVIALVNAPAYARLVRAEVRSIRELPFVEASRVSGSSFWGVLWRHVLPNSLTPVRVIAPLNCGWAMLTLAGLSFLGLGVPVPTAEWGAMISLGTGDVVAGRWWTSVPPGLFLLICVLGFSLLGEGLQERADSTRR; encoded by the coding sequence ATGCCCGACGCCGAACGCGCTCCCGAGGCCGGAGCCGAACGCGCCTCCGAGGCCGGAGCCGGAGGCGCGTCCGAGGCCGACACCGGACGCGTACGGAAGCCCGGCGAGGCGCGTGCCCCGGAGCCCGCGCGTACCCCGAAGACGGTGCGCGTCCGGGAGGCCGGTGGGGACCGCCGTTTCGCGTCGTCCCTGATCGGGGCCGGATCCGCCGTCCTGGTGCTGGTCGCCGTGGCGGTCGTGTTCGCGCCGCTGCTGAGCGCGTGGGGTCCCGAGGAGATCGACCCCCTCGCGTCCCTCGCGCCGCCGGGCGGTGCCCACCCGCTGGGCACCGACCTCAACGGCATGGACGTGTGGAGCCGTGTCCTGCACGCCGCCAGGCTCGACGTCGGCATCGCGGTCGCCGCGGTCGCCCTGGCCGTGGTCGCGGGCAGCCTCGTCGGCCTGGTCGCCGGATACCGGGGCGGCTGGCCGGACGACGTGCTGATGCGGGTGCTCGACGTCTTCCAGGCGTTCCCCACCTTCATCCTGGCCCTCGCGGTGGCCGCGCTGCTCGGCGGCGGGACCGCCAACCTGGTCGCGGTTATCGCCCTGGTGAACGCGCCCGCGTACGCCCGGCTGGTGCGGGCCGAGGTGCGCTCCATCAGGGAACTGCCCTTCGTGGAGGCGTCCCGCGTCTCCGGCTCCTCCTTCTGGGGGGTGCTCTGGCGGCACGTCCTGCCCAACAGCCTGACGCCGGTGCGCGTCATCGCCCCGCTGAACTGCGGCTGGGCGATGCTCACGCTGGCCGGGCTGTCCTTCCTCGGGCTCGGCGTGCCGGTGCCCACCGCCGAGTGGGGAGCCATGATCAGCCTCGGTACCGGCGACGTCGTCGCCGGCCGGTGGTGGACCTCGGTACCGCCCGGTCTCTTCCTGCTGATCTGCGTCCTGGGCTTCAGCCTCCTCGGTGAGGGCCTGCAGGAACGCGCCGACTCCACGAGGAGGTGA